The DNA segment CCATTCGGGTGGATGCCAAGGCCACGCCGGCGCAGAAGGCGCTGCTGGGCAAACTGGCACCGGAGCAGGTCACGTCCACGCAATTGGCCGGGGAGAGCATCCAGCAGATCCTCAGCCATGCGCCGGGGAATGACCAGGCGATTGGCGGGCTGAAAGTCATGACCGAAAACGGCTGGTTTGCCGCACGGCCGTCGGGCACCGAGGATATCTACAAGATCTACGCCGAGAGCTTTGTTGGCGAAGATCACCTCAAGCGCCTGGTGGAAGAGGCTCAGGTGTTGGTGGATGGCGCCATCACCCCGAACTGACACACAGTTGTAAAAAATGTGGGAGCGGGCGTGCTCGCGATGGCGGTGGATCAGTCAATACATGTGTGACTGACCCATCGTCATCGCGGGCAAGCCCGCTCCCACATTGGTTTTTGAGTCTGGCTCGAGATCAGGCCAGGTCCACCAGCACCACTTCGCTGTCTTCGACCGCCGTCACCCGCAACACCCGCTCATCCTGCACCGCAATGCCGTCACGCGCCTGCGCTCGCAGACCATTGACCTCGATCACCCCGGTCGCCGGCACCAGGTACGCCCGGCGGCCTGCATCCAGGTGATACTCGGCACTTTCCCCAGCCTTCAGATTGGCCGCCACCAGGCGTGCGTCGGCACGGATCCGCAGGCTTTCATGGTCACCGTGCTTGCCGCTGGCCAAGGTCACGAACCCTTCGCGCTCACCCTTGGGAAAAGGTTTGGCGCCCCAGGAAGGGGGCAAGCCCGCTTCATTGGGAATGATCCAGATCTGGAAAATCTTGGTCGCCGTGGCTTCAAGGTTGTATTCGCTATGGGCGATCCCGGTACCGGCGCTCATCACCTGCACGTCGCCCGCCTCGGTACGGCCCTTGTTGCCCAGGTTGTCAGCGTGGCTGATGGCACCTTCACGCACATAGGTGATGATTTCCATGTCCCGGTGCGGATGCTGCGGAAAGCCGGTGCCCGGCGCGATGATGTCGTCGTTCCACACCCGCAGGTTGCCCCAGTGCATACGTTGCGGGTCATGGTACTCGGCGAACGAGAAGTGGTGATGAGCATCCAGCCAACCGTGATTGGCGCCGCCCAGGGAGGTAAAAGGTCGAAGTTCAAGCATGATCGTCTCCTGTTGATGGGCCTATCATCCGCCAGGGCATCATCGACAAAAAGCGTAAAAAATGCCTAATTCTCATCAGATTATTCGATTGTTTTTCCAGTCCCAGAACTAGACCCCAGCTTCAGTTAATCGCCTAACTGCATGAAGCCAAAGCAATTGGCTGGAACTGTCGGGGGATTCCGGCGACCATAGGGGCTCTGTTCGCTCAAGCCCCCGCAGGAGTCCGCGTGCCGCAACACACCCCCGATCTGCCTCCCGAACTGCGCCCCCTGGCGCAAATGCCGCTGTTCAAACGCCTGGCTGCGCGGCTGTTTGGCCACGGGTTGACGCGCCTGCGGGCCCAGCATCGTTTTTCGTGGTTGCACGGTCAGGCCGATGGCTTTCGCAGCGGGCATGAGGCCGGCGTGGAGTATGGCTACCAGGAAGGCCGGCGCGATGGCATCGAAGAGGGGCGTCAGGTTCTGTTGATTCGCGACTTCCGTAGCGATGAGCACCGCGCCCCGGGCGTGGACGACAGCCTGTTCGACGATTGGCGCCTGCCACTGACCCCCGAGTTGAAAAAACGCATCAAAGCCGATGTGGCGCGCCTGCTGCCGGCCCATGCGCAGCCCAGCACGGCGCAGTGGAAGATGATCTTCAGCGATACCCCTTCAACTTCGGTGATTGCCGGGGCCGGGGCTGGCAAATCTACCTCGCTGGTCCTGCGGATCCTGCTGTTGACCCATTACCTGGGCTTTGAGCTGAGCGCCATGACCGTGGTGACCTTCACCCGCGAGTCACGCCAGGACTTTATCCGCAAGCTCATGGAGATTCTCCACCTGTGGGGCCAACCCCTTGCTTTGAAAGAAGCCCAGGCGGTAGTGCGGACCTTTCACTCGCGCATCCTGCCCATGGTTCGCAGCCTTCCGGGCTTTGAGCGGTTGCAGGCCTTCGAAAACCTGCGCAGCGGCCTCTACGATGACGAGGCCGACAGCAACCCCTTCGACCTGCGCATCAACGATGCCCAGCGCCAGCAGCTCAATGCCTGCTACCACGGCCTCTACGGCCGGCATGCACGTTTTCGCGAGTTGATTGCACCGATGGCCCGCCATGCCTTGCAGCTCAAGGAGCTGGAG comes from the Pseudomonas shahriarae genome and includes:
- a CDS encoding pirin family protein encodes the protein MLELRPFTSLGGANHGWLDAHHHFSFAEYHDPQRMHWGNLRVWNDDIIAPGTGFPQHPHRDMEIITYVREGAISHADNLGNKGRTEAGDVQVMSAGTGIAHSEYNLEATATKIFQIWIIPNEAGLPPSWGAKPFPKGEREGFVTLASGKHGDHESLRIRADARLVAANLKAGESAEYHLDAGRRAYLVPATGVIEVNGLRAQARDGIAVQDERVLRVTAVEDSEVVLVDLA